The Campylobacter sp. genome contains the following window.
ATGTAGGATCCGATCCGGGAATTAGCGTCCTAACGGTGATGAAGCATTTATCCTCTGCGGCAAAATCCTCCGCTTCAGTCATCTTACCACCTTCCATAGATATCGCATAGTAAAGCGCGAAATTTCCGTTTAGCTCACGCTCATCGTTAGGGATCATCGTGCTGATAAAACCGCCGATGTCATAATATAGCGTCTTAACCGCAAGCGGCAGATCATTTCTATCCACTAAAACAGTGATTTGATCCTCGGCTTGGCGGGTAACTTCTAAGACCTTGACTTTGGTCTTTAAAATTTCTATAAATTTATCGCCTCTCATTTTTAACCTCTCATCATTATTCTAACGCCGTTTTCGACGAGCATCCAAAAATCACCTACGTGCCATACGCCGAAAATTATCACTAAAGCGCAAAGCAAGATTAGCGGTAAATTTTCAAACAAGCTCATCTCTTTAGCATAAACCACTTCACCTTTAGGCGTACCGAAGCTCGCTAGATTAAAGTGCGCGAAGTCCGCAATGAAAATAATTACGAGCGCGATCGCAAATAATGCTACGGCTATGTATTGACCGCTGGCTATCGCGCCTTTAAAAACGTTAAATTCGCTTACAAAGATCGCAAACGCAGGAACACCTACGAGCGAGCAAACCGCAGCGCCAAACATTATCGTAGTAAGCGGAGCGATTTTTACCATACCGCCCATTCTAGTCATATCTTTGTGACCATAAATTCTAGCGATATTACCGGTAGAGCAGAATGCAAGAGCCTTGGTAAAGCTGTGAGCTAAGCAGTGAAAGATCGCGGCAAGCAAGCCAAAATATCCGCCGATGCCTAGCGCAAATGCAATAACACCCATATGAACGACCGAGTGGTAAGCAAACATCCTCTTTACGTCGTGCTGACGAACAAGGAAAATTCCTGCTATAAATAGCGTGATCGTGCCCGAAATCAGCATAACCGATTGAACGAAGCTGAAATTTACGGCTTGGGCTGTGACGGCATAGTATCTAAATATCGCTAGCATCGCACATTTTAAAAGCACACCCGAAAGTAGTGCCGAAATCGGAGCTGGACCTTCTGCGTGAACGTCAGGAAGCCAAGTGTGAGTAGGAGCAAGTCCTGCTTTGGTTCCAAAGCCGATTAGAGCGAATATAAAGATAAGCTTAGCGGCATCGCCGTTTAAATTTTTGGCATTATCCATAATGCTCGTCCAAAGCATAGAAGCCTCGCCGTCGCCCGTGATTTTGAATGTAGCCGCATATAGTAAAACGGTAGCATAAAGCGCGAATGCTAAGCCGATCGAGCAGATAACGATATATTTGTAACCGCTCTCGGTGGATTTTTTATCTTTGTGAATAGCGACCAAAAATACCGATGCTAACGTAGTAGCCTCTACCGCAGCCCACATAAACGCAACGTTGTTACAGATCACGCTAAGCGTCATCGTAAAAACGAAAACGTGGCAGAGCGCGTAGTATTTTCTAAGATCGCTAAGATCCAGATGACCGCCCTGTATCTCCCACTTCATATAGGTGGTGGAGTATAAATTTACCAAAAAGCCCGTTACGGCGATTAGCACTAAAAATACGCAGCCTAGGCTATCTAGGAATAGAAATTTATCGTATGCGTAAAAAGCCTCAAAGTTGCCGCTGATAAGCTTGCCTACGTTACAGAGTAGTCCTGCGGATGTAACTGCAGAAATCAAAACGTGTAGCGAGCTTAGGAGCTTGAAATTCTTAGGGCATAAGAATAATATCAGCGCTCCGAGCAACGGAAAAATTAATATAAAAGCTAAACTATTCATCATTAACCCCTTAAATTCGAAGCTTTAGACGTATCAAGCCCGTCATAAGCTTTGTAAAATCTAACCGCCAAAATGCTCATAATAATAACCGCAAAGATTGCATCGGTTAAAATTCCAAGCTCGACTAGCTCGTGAGAGTTGTAAGCCATAAGTGCAAGGCTTAGGTGGATGCCGTTTTCAAAGAGGCAGTAGGCTAGAATTTGCTTGATGAAAGAATTTCTTAGCATGAAGCCGAAAATTCCCATCATAAATACGGTTACCGCCGCTATTAGAACGATTCTTTCTTGAATAAGAGAGAATTTAAGCAAGATCGGATTGATTGTCATCGCAATCGCTAGCGAAAATCCCATCGCAATAACGGGGCTTACGAAAAAGCCGCCTACCGGCTCATCCTCGCTGATCACATCCAGCTTTTTAACTAGCCAAAATAAAATTCCAGGCACGAAAATAACCTTCGTAAAAAACGCCACTATCGCCCAAATTCTAAGCTGCGGCGCATTGAAGTTAGAATACAGCATAAAAAATATGCTTACCAAAAATAGCGTCTGAATCGCGTAAATTCCGATCGAAAGTTTTAAATTTCTAAGTCCGAATACCGCGAGTGACGTTACGATCATACAAATTGCTAAAATATCGATACTATTCATCTTAAAATCCTACTACGTAAAGCGTTAATGCCGCAAAAGCGATGGCAAGAGCGCCGCATGAAATTTTGCGCATGCTCGAAGTCATTCTGAAGCGTGGTCCAAAGTTGTCGATGAAAACGGCTGCTACGTAAAATACGCCGGTTTTTAGCACAAAGATTATGATCGCCAAAAACGGATTGCTAAAATTCCACGGCTCAAATATCGTTAGGAATAATCCGATCATCGCAAATTGCTTCAAAATAAGCGCCGCTTGCACTAAGCCCAAATCGCTACCTGCATATTCGCCAAGTAGACCTTCTTGAAGCTCTTGCTCGGCTTCGGCAAGATCAAATGGCTTTCTGCCGGTCTCGACATACATACACCATAAAAATGCAATCGAAGCGACGGCAAAGCTTGGAATTTGATAGCCGATCTGACCGCTGCGTACCATCCCCTGAATCTCAACTAAATTTGAAGTTCCCGCAGCCATCATTACTACGATTAGGCACATCATCATCACAGGTTCGACAAAAACGGCAAGCATCTGCTCGCGTCCGCCGCCGGTTGCGGCAAACGGGTTACCGCTATCTATCGAAGCCGCACCGAATACGAAGCGCAAAAGCGCACCTAGATATAAGATAACGAAAATATCCGAATATGCTCCGAAAATTTTATCGGTGGTTGGATCGCTGTATGTAATAGGAATAGCCGCCAAAATCGCTGCCGAAGTAGCGAAAAGGAAAAACGGCGCCCATCTAAATACCCAGTGGCTGCACGCAGGAACGGTCCTGCCGCGCTTAAAAAGCTTAATAATATCACGGTAAGTCTGGAAAAAATCGCTTCCTTGTTTCGACTGAAGTTTGGCTCGAAGTTTTCTAGCCATACCGTCGAAGAGCGGAGCGACTAGGACGATAACCGCGACTTGAAATATCATTAAAAATATAGTTTGTATAGTCTGCATCTCAAACCTCCTAGATCAAGAAATATCCGACGCCCAGTATCGCGCAAAGGTAGATTAGGATGTAAAGCGTATATAAATTTGCATAGCCGCTTTGAATAATTCCTATCTTATCGGCGACCTTCTTACTCCAATCGATTACCGGTTGATAAATCATCGTCCACCAAATGTCTTGTGGGTGATTGTGATACTCGATCGGTCCGAAGTAGCCGTTTTGCTCTATTCTGCGTTTATGACCTCTAAATAACCAGTCCATAATCTTTCTTAAATCGCCGGTAAAAGGACCGCCAGTTATCTGCATGCGAGGGCTATATTTAAAACCGCATGCCCAAGGATCTGTCTCACGAGGTTTGTCGCGATTTGCTTTCATAACCGCTAGGATGATAAACGGAAGCAACATTGTAGAACACAAAATCACTGCAATAAGAGGAGTTGAAACGATACTTCCCAAAGGTGAAGTGATTGACGAAGCGCCTAGGCTTGCAACATACCCGCTATTGGAAGTGATAGAATTTACCGCCTGCATGATGTAATCGACTATGAAGTGTGCGCCTACACCAAATCCCACGCAGCCTATCATCAAAATGATCATTCCTAAAACCATTCCTAATGGGCTTTCTTTTGCATTTTCCCAAATTTTTTCATCTCTTGGGGTTCCTGCAAAGATTACCGCATAAAGCTTAAGGTGCATACCGACCAAAACGCCGGTGAGTGCGAGCGCAACGACTGCTAAAGAGAAAGCATATCTAATGAAAATTCCGCTTTCCTTAGCACCTTGAAGCATTCCTTGATAGGTAAACCACTCTGAAACGAAGCCGTTTACCGGAGGAAGCGCCGCGATACCCATGATACCGATAAACATACCGATAGCGGTTAGAGGCATTTTTTTAGCTAGCCCTCCTAGCACATCCATATTTTGCGTATGAGTAGCGTGGATTACAGAGCCTGCACATAAGAATAGCAAGCCTTTGAATATCGCGTGATTTACTACGTGGTAGCAGCCTGCTAAAAATCCGACTGCGGCTAGTGTTACATTGCCTGCTGCGACGCCGTAAATTCCAGTGCCAAGACCTAGCAAGATAATGCCGATATTTTCAACCGAGTGGTACGCAAGAAGTGCTTTAAAGTCGTGCTGGCACAACGCGTATAAAACGCCAAAAAGCGAGCTAGCTGCTCCTAGGATCAAAACTGCAAGCCCAAAATAGATACTTAGCGGCAAAAATAGCGTAAATTTAACAAGGGTAAAAAGTGCTACTTTAATCATAACGCCGCTCATTAGCGCAGAGACATTTGATGGAGCCGCAGGGTGAGCTTGCGGTAGCCAAACGTGAAAAGGCCACATTCCAGCTTTTGAACCGAAGCCGACCAAAAACAAGATGAATGCTGCTACGGAAGCGCCCATCGGCATATTTACTTTTCTCCACTCTGCAAATTCGAAGCTGCCTGCGTAGTTTGCAATGATAAGTAATCCACAGGTGATACAAAATGCACCGATCTGCGCTATACCTAGATATACCATAACGGCTTTGAGCGTGCCTTTGCCATCGTTTACTATGATTAGAAATGACGAGATTAGCGTCATAAGCTCCCATAAAACAGCGAAGCAAAATACATTATCTGCGCTGATGACTAAAAGCATAGATAAAATGAAAGTATTAAATAAACATGCAAAAACGCCGATATTTGCCTTTCCGATATATTCCTCAGCATAGCTCATACCGTAAACGCTGCTTGCAAAGCCTATAAAAACGACTACGAAGCTGAAGAAATTTCCAAGCGGACTTAAAGCAAATTTTGGCGCATATAAGAAAGTGCCTCCCAAAACGAAGCTGTCGCTTACGCCCATATTGGCTACGAAATGACACATCGCGTAAAAACAGCTGATAGCACCTAATCCAAATCCCACCTTAACGGCAGTTTTTGGAGCGCAGTATAAAAGGATACTAATTACTGCACTGACGATAAATAAAGTATAGACGCTTATCATTTTGCGCCTCCTTCTTTTTTGGCGACGCAACTGATTTCGCCGTTTAACACGTCTTTTGCAAAAGCATTAGCCGCATCGTAGTCTATCGCAAAGCCCAATTTATGCTTACCCTCTTTAGGATCTATCATAATGATAGCGCTAGTTGGGCAAACCTCGACGCATGCAGGACCATTCTCGCGTCCGTTGCATAGATCGCATTTGATGGCGGTGCTTTTGGCACCCGCTTGGCTTTCGATCTCGAGATAATACTTCGGCTCGACCGCATAATTTACTGACGGCATAAGCTCGGCATTCGAGCTGATCGCGCCATAAGGACAGGCGAGCGTACACATCTTACATCCGATGCAAATTTCTTCGTGTAATTCGATATAGTTATTATCGAAGCGAAGCGCACCGGTAGGGCAGACATTTGCGCATGGTCCGTCATCGCACTGCCTGCACTGCGTAGGCATAACGCCGTAAGCCTGTCTAAGCACGGTAAGTCGCGATTTAGCAAGCTTGCCGCGCTCGTAGGCACTTGAGTAACAGGCCGCCATGCACGTCGTGCAACCGATACATCGTTTGTAATCACAGATTACAAATTTATGTTGTTTCATACCTTTCTCCTTGACTTAAGGAATTTTAAAAATTTTTTACTAAAAATTTTGGTGTAATTATATTTAAGTCCGTAAAAAAATTCCGTCATTTATCTGACGATATTTGGAATTTATTTGATAAATTTGCTTTCAAAGCTTAAATTTGAAAACTAATTTCTTTTTTAAACCAGTTCGTTGATTATTTGCTTTAAAAGTCTAGTATATCAGTATTAAAGTATATTTTAAAATTTAAATTACTACTTAAATTACCCCAACTTACTCCTAATTATAATTGAAAAAATTCTTTTAGCTTAAGGCAAAATTTCAATTTTATTTTAGGTAAGAATTTATATAATTGTGCCGAAATTGCATATATGGTAATTTTGCATGTTTAGTATTTTCGAAAGGAGAAAATATGGCGAATAAAGGCAAGGTCATATGCCCTTATTGTGGCACAGGCTGTCAAATCGAGCTGACTGCGGAAGACAATTATATCAAATCCGCAACCGGCGTAAGCGACAACCCCGTAAATCAAGGTTGTTTATGTTTGAAAGGTTATTACGGATGGAATTACGTAGGCTCTAGAGATAGGCTTACTACTCCGCTAATTCGTAAAAAGAATGGCAAATTTAGTAAAGACGGCGATTTGGTCGAGGCTAGCTGGGACGAAGCGCTTGATCTGGTTGCCAAAAAGATGCTCGAAGTTAAAGAAAAATACGGCGCCGACGCGATAGCTGGAAACTATTCCGCACGCTGTACGCATGAGGATAACTACGTAGCGCAGAAGCTACTTAGAATTTTAGGTACGAATAATATCGATCACTGCGCGCGCATTTGACACGCTCCGACTGTGGCAGGTCTTGCCAAAACAATCGGTAACGGAGCAGCTACAAATAGCTTCACGGAGATCGGAACTCACAGCAACTGCATTATGATGATCGGCTCAAACCCGGAAAATGGCCACCCGATCGTAGCTATGCACGTTCAAAGAGCGTTAAATAGAGGCGCTAAACTCATCGTCATCGACCCAGTTAAGACGGAATTTGCAAATCGCGCAGATATCCACCTTCAGCTCGAGCCGGAGCACAATATCCCAGTCATCAATGCTCTAATCCATGCTATTATCGACGAGGATTTGGTAAATCATGAATTCGTTAATAAATACACCAAGGGTTTTGAATATGTAAAAGAGGCGGTTAAGGATTATTCGCCTGAAGCCGTAGCCAAATACACTAGGCTAAACGCTGAAGATATTAGAAAAGCAGCTAGAATTTACGCCACTACGCGACCTGCGGTTATCACGCACGGAATGGGTGTAACTCACTTCAACCACGGCGTAGGCGCAGTCTGCGACATTTCAAATTTAATGCTCGTAACGGGCAATGTGGGCGAGCTCGGAAGCGGCGATCTACCGATCCGCGGACAAGAAAACGTTCAAGGCTGCTGCGATATGGGAATGCTTCCTAACGTATTTACCGGCTATAAAGCCGTAACCGACGAAAGTGCCCGTGATTGGTTTGAGCGCCAGTGGAATTTGCCGAAAGGTCATCTAAATGGCAAGATCG
Protein-coding sequences here:
- a CDS encoding NADH-quinone oxidoreductase subunit H yields the protein MQTIQTIFLMIFQVAVIVLVAPLFDGMARKLRAKLQSKQGSDFFQTYRDIIKLFKRGRTVPACSHWVFRWAPFFLFATSAAILAAIPITYSDPTTDKIFGAYSDIFVILYLGALLRFVFGAASIDSGNPFAATGGGREQMLAVFVEPVMMMCLIVVMMAAGTSNLVEIQGMVRSGQIGYQIPSFAVASIAFLWCMYVETGRKPFDLAEAEQELQEGLLGEYAGSDLGLVQAALILKQFAMIGLFLTIFEPWNFSNPFLAIIIFVLKTGVFYVAAVFIDNFGPRFRMTSSMRKISCGALAIAFAALTLYVVGF
- a CDS encoding hydrogenase 4 subunit F, with amino-acid sequence MNSLAFILIFPLLGALILFLCPKNFKLLSSLHVLISAVTSAGLLCNVGKLISGNFEAFYAYDKFLFLDSLGCVFLVLIAVTGFLVNLYSTTYMKWEIQGGHLDLSDLRKYYALCHVFVFTMTLSVICNNVAFMWAAVEATTLASVFLVAIHKDKKSTESGYKYIVICSIGLAFALYATVLLYAATFKITGDGEASMLWTSIMDNAKNLNGDAAKLIFIFALIGFGTKAGLAPTHTWLPDVHAEGPAPISALLSGVLLKCAMLAIFRYYAVTAQAVNFSFVQSVMLISGTITLFIAGIFLVRQHDVKRMFAYHSVVHMGVIAFALGIGGYFGLLAAIFHCLAHSFTKALAFCSTGNIARIYGHKDMTRMGGMVKIAPLTTIMFGAAVCSLVGVPAFAIFVSEFNVFKGAIASGQYIAVALFAIALVIIFIADFAHFNLASFGTPKGEVVYAKEMSLFENLPLILLCALVIIFGVWHVGDFWMLVENGVRIMMRG
- a CDS encoding 4Fe-4S dicluster domain-containing protein, with the translated sequence MKQHKFVICDYKRCIGCTTCMAACYSSAYERGKLAKSRLTVLRQAYGVMPTQCRQCDDGPCANVCPTGALRFDNNYIELHEEICIGCKMCTLACPYGAISSNAELMPSVNYAVEPKYYLEIESQAGAKSTAIKCDLCNGRENGPACVEVCPTSAIIMIDPKEGKHKLGFAIDYDAANAFAKDVLNGEISCVAKKEGGAK
- the hyfE gene encoding hydrogenase 4 membrane subunit is translated as MNSIDILAICMIVTSLAVFGLRNLKLSIGIYAIQTLFLVSIFFMLYSNFNAPQLRIWAIVAFFTKVIFVPGILFWLVKKLDVISEDEPVGGFFVSPVIAMGFSLAIAMTINPILLKFSLIQERIVLIAAVTVFMMGIFGFMLRNSFIKQILAYCLFENGIHLSLALMAYNSHELVELGILTDAIFAVIIMSILAVRFYKAYDGLDTSKASNLRG
- a CDS encoding molybdopterin-dependent oxidoreductase, whose product is MANKGKVICPYCGTGCQIELTAEDNYIKSATGVSDNPVNQGCLCLKGYYGWNYVGSRDRLTTPLIRKKNGKFSKDGDLVEASWDEALDLVAKKMLEVKEKYGADAIAGNYSARCTHEDNYVAQKLLRILGTNNIDHCARIUHAPTVAGLAKTIGNGAATNSFTEIGTHSNCIMMIGSNPENGHPIVAMHVQRALNRGAKLIVIDPVKTEFANRADIHLQLEPEHNIPVINALIHAIIDEDLVNHEFVNKYTKGFEYVKEAVKDYSPEAVAKYTRLNAEDIRKAARIYATTRPAVITHGMGVTHFNHGVGAVCDISNLMLVTGNVGELGSGDLPIRGQENVQGCCDMGMLPNVFTGYKAVTDESARDWFERQWNLPKGHLNGKIGIHKTEVPDAILDGRVKFFWTMGENPVMTDPNANHFLRAISQVEMYVIQDIFLTETSRKADVVLPGACSGEKEGTYANAERRVQHSEIVVAPPGQARQDWAIICELARRLGLGDYFTFQSPEQIWEEVRRVAPHNYGGMSYYRIKKYHGLHWPCPDENSMGGPALYLDKKFFTPDGKGNFVPVLFVDDKSKIESAKEEFAKRMNMPKDYPVMAGSVDEKTDEEFPIQLLTTRKVYEYAGGAMTRRSKTVEQGGDAIGPIAEMNPKLAERYGISQGDFIVAWSRYGYIAIKADITECIMDGIIQMSYHYWESCCNELTSGGWDLIAKTPTFKAAIQIKKIDEEEFLRIRELKRIKFQTNKVVYDDFHHHPIKF
- a CDS encoding proton-conducting transporter membrane subunit: MISVYTLFIVSAVISILLYCAPKTAVKVGFGLGAISCFYAMCHFVANMGVSDSFVLGGTFLYAPKFALSPLGNFFSFVVVFIGFASSVYGMSYAEEYIGKANIGVFACLFNTFILSMLLVISADNVFCFAVLWELMTLISSFLIIVNDGKGTLKAVMVYLGIAQIGAFCITCGLLIIANYAGSFEFAEWRKVNMPMGASVAAFILFLVGFGSKAGMWPFHVWLPQAHPAAPSNVSALMSGVMIKVALFTLVKFTLFLPLSIYFGLAVLILGAASSLFGVLYALCQHDFKALLAYHSVENIGIILLGLGTGIYGVAAGNVTLAAVGFLAGCYHVVNHAIFKGLLFLCAGSVIHATHTQNMDVLGGLAKKMPLTAIGMFIGIMGIAALPPVNGFVSEWFTYQGMLQGAKESGIFIRYAFSLAVVALALTGVLVGMHLKLYAVIFAGTPRDEKIWENAKESPLGMVLGMIILMIGCVGFGVGAHFIVDYIMQAVNSITSNSGYVASLGASSITSPLGSIVSTPLIAVILCSTMLLPFIILAVMKANRDKPRETDPWACGFKYSPRMQITGGPFTGDLRKIMDWLFRGHKRRIEQNGYFGPIEYHNHPQDIWWTMIYQPVIDWSKKVADKIGIIQSGYANLYTLYILIYLCAILGVGYFLI